In Papaver somniferum cultivar HN1 chromosome 1, ASM357369v1, whole genome shotgun sequence, a genomic segment contains:
- the LOC113279471 gene encoding uncharacterized protein LOC113279471: MGVDENGLHMSKNSTKLGHLKGSLVRTYIPISYKTWKDVTDTYKEDVWNELQISFLLPNTFKETVVKGMSDPWRRHEWELRTTYYDPYTTYEERILHTPPNVKDEDWETFCRNEEDEEVQKTRVDINRKKERYDYIHTTGRKPHNLVRAELDMENP, from the exons ATGGGGGTAGATGAAAATGGACTTCACATGTCTAAAAATTCAACTAAACTTGGCCACCTGAAGGGCTCTTTGGTTCGTACTTATATCCCTATCTCCTACAAAACCTGGAAGGATGTGACAGATACTTACAAAGAGGACGTCTGGAATGAACTACAG ATATCATTTCTACTGCCCAATACTTTCAAGGAAACTGTGGTGAAGGGGATGTCTGATCCATGGAGGAGACATGAGTGGGAGTTACGAACAACATATTATGATCCATATACTACTTATGAAGAAAGGATCTTACATACTCCTCCAAATGTAAAAGATGAGGACTGGGAAACATTCTGTCGCAACGAGGAGGATGAAGAAGTACAAAAAACTCGAGTGGATATTaataggaaaaaggaaagatatgATTACATTCACACCACCGGTCGCAAACCTCATAATTTGGTGAGAGCTGAACTG GATATGGAGAATCCCTGA